Genomic DNA from Triticum dicoccoides isolate Atlit2015 ecotype Zavitan chromosome 4B, WEW_v2.0, whole genome shotgun sequence:
TGGAGACTAGAATGCTGAAAGCCTCAAAGGGCACCAAATCCATTGTGATGTGCTCAAGAAGTCAATACTGCACAAAAGTCCTAGAAAGGAAGGATTGGGTTCGAGAAAAAATTCAATGCAGATGGAACATACTAGACCCCCGAACAGTATCCTCAAACCAGTTGGGTTCTTGCCAAGAGTAAAACTCTTGAACCTGCATCATTATCAGGCTATGACAGTCCCATTTTTGTTAACGATGACGAGTCTTTTGAGTCGAATTACAAGTTATTCAAACAACAGAATGGAAAGGTATTTGCTCGATAAATTGGCACCAACTGCACGACAGGTTCACCCAAGAAACAAATTTGGTTGGAAAAATCCCTTAATAATGATGGTTGTATATTGGTTGTTCTTATGTATTACATTTCATTCTTCGTTGTGTAATCATGTATGTACATTGGATTTGCTACTTCACAGTTGTAGAAAGGGTTGGGTGTGTAAACCCCTCACAACCCCTCCGAGTGTGGGCATCAAGGCATTGGTGTCCATATTTTTATAAGTTATAAACTGAACCCCTCTGAGTGTGGGCATCAAGGCATTGGTGTCCATATTTTTATAAGCTATAAACTGCTTTTGATAGTTTCTAAAAACTACAAGCTACTTTTCTCACGGAACTAgctaggagggagggagggaggaaaaGCGAATACTTCAATGCGCGCACAAATACAATGGGGTCTAACCCGAAAACATAATACTGTGGGGCGAGATATATGGAATCGACGCCCGGTCAGTAAGTACTGCGCGCTAGCCCGCTGGTTAGTCGCTCCCGATATCAGCTACAATTATttcttcctcgcaaaaaaaaactATGATTTTTTATATTAACTATCATTATTTGTTGATACACTAAGCAGTACATGTTAACCACACCAAAATTATGTAGTACAACTATATAATCAAAATTTATTTACAACCTGACCACTGGCCAAtcttttcaaaagaaaaaaaatcttgaaaAAGTTTAGCCATTACTCCAGGacaagaaaaaaggaaaggaattGGACAAGTAGTAAAACACCACGCTTCGCCACTTGATTCCTCTTTTTATGCGCCCTCCTCTCCTGTTTGTCTGTCCGACGTTGCGATTGGAGTGCGTTCAGACCATTTTCTCTTCCCATCTCCATACATGCGCCACGCCTCCACCCAGAATTCCCAATTCCACGGCCTCCGGGCCTCCTGCCGCCGAAGCAAGCTCGCCGCCTCGACGGAATTCTTCTGCCCCCTTCCACCGGGCCGGCGTGGAGCCGAGATCCGCCCCCGCTGATTCATTCTTCTGGTAAAGCCCTAGCCTTGCCGGATTTGCTCCGTTCTCTCTCGCCCGTGGGCAATCGAATCCAAACCCGCCCCTGAATTCGGGGCCAGCTAGGGGTGCTACTTAGATCTGCGTGGTGTTCGGGAGCAATTTCGTGGATTGTCGTGTGGAATTGCTCCCGAGGATCCCTGGATTCGCCATTCTTATGGTGCTCCGTAGACTTTGATTTCTGTTTCTCCCGTTGGTTAATTTTGTTCTGACGCGTCTTACTTAGTGCTGTTGGTGCTGTGTCACTTTGACAGGACGTTGCCCATTGCGTACTTAATCATGTATTGTGAATACCCGAGCAGGTTTAAGTGCGTTAAATACTTAAATCCCAGTCACAATGAAATTTATATATTTATTTCTACCAGTTGGTTCGCTCACTTTGTTTGAAACAGGTAGCTATCCTGGAATGCAactataaaaataaaaataaaaataaatggtaAATACTGTTGTTGCTTGGTCTGGTGTTCTCTGTTGCTTTGTGGATCGCCTACTCACCAGAGTATGGTTCAAGAACAATACTCTCTTGGCTTCATTACTTCAAAGAATTAAGGAATTTAGTGGGAAGCTGAGACCTTTGTGGTTCTAGGGAAATGAAACATCGAATTGAAGTAGAGTTCTTTGTTTCTACTCTctctgtttcaaaatataaggtgaCTAGTTTTTCAAAAGGTCAAATTTCTCTAACTTTGACCAAATCTATAGAGAAAACATCAATGTCTATAATATCATATCATTATAGATTAACtatgaaatatattttcatattatatttatttaaTAATTGTAGATGTGGAAATTCTGCTATATACTTGGTCAAGCATAGGAAGGTTTGACTTTtggaaaaactaatacaccttatagttTGGAATGGGGTAGTAACACAGGGAGAACTTGTTTTGAGGTGTCTACTACTTGCTGATGGAGTAGTTGAGTTTGTGCTTGGATACTTTAGCACAGAGAGCATGTTTGTGTACCTTATCCATCTCTGGTAGGCTGACGGCCTCACCTTTGTCTGCTCTGCGATGTGTCACCATGATGCTGTCGAGGCCCCTGCTGTTGACTATGCTGGCTGCACGAGTCAACCCCTTATCCACGCTATGCAAATTCTTTTGGGCAAAGGCTAGCTATCTTGACATTTCATCTCCCCTTAATTTGCATGAAGAAATATGTAAATTACTACAACTATTAAAAATAATAGCTGATGAATGATGATAGACCCCATAATGCTAACTGCTAAATGCAGCTGGATGATGATGGCGCCCTAAGTTGTTCCTTAAATAGTTACCATCAACATCTACAAGTTATGCCTATATCTCATTGCCAGGACAACTTAAGAGTAAGCAGGAGCCCAATTAGCAAATTATGATGGcccttatatagtttttgctctgaaTGTTCACCATCATGATGTATAGTTCTGGACCCCCATTATAGACTCTGATGATGAACCCTGTGAAACTAGTCTGTTGACAAATTGCTTAATGGTGGTAACGCTGCTATCTTATTGGATATTCGTGGTATAAATTTAATCATGCTATGGATACAGATGTTTCTTGTGCATTGCTAGTCTGGAACATTATAGTtaatgtttatttttagcaagatatAATTAGTGTTTCTATCTTTTTGTTTTTTTAGCAAATGTTATCAATACATTCTATGATATTCTTTGTAATAAAGAAGAAAACTCCCTGTGGCGTTCAGGTCTGGTTAGAGATTCCATCGCTCCATCAACGAAACGAAGGACACATAAAAGAACAAAGGTGCCTGTGGGTAGGAAGCTGCTACCTTACCTTTATTTGTTCGCCATTTACTTCATGGATTTCTTTCATGTAAGTTAGCTTTCTATAGTTCCGATACACTTTTGGATTTCCGATGCTCTGGCAATGCCAAATTTCTATCTTCTTTGAAATATTTGTATCACCATGATCTAGCCTCCTTGCTTGCCTAAATTATTACTTTTTAATTTCACTCGGGCAAGAGGTAGATTTGGTTTAAGCGCCATGAAAGATATAACTGAAGATGAAGCCATTAAGGCGAGTGACGTAAGACCGCTTCTGAATTTTTATGTGAGTGTTTTGTTTGTTTTTACTCGGAATGTGGTTTTATTATGATTCACCCAAAGCCTCTCGCCTCTATGGTATATATAGTGCCAGTAGAGTTGTAGTAATGCTGGTGAACATGATTACTTAAATGATGTATGGTAAATCAATGAGGTGTCTGTGGAAAGGTTCTGTGAATCACTCCATATGTATGTCTGAGTACGTGGGTTGGAGAATCAATGAGGTGTTGTGGTTTTGCTGTTGTTTGTGTATATTTGTCAAGTTTAGTAGTCTCAAATAAGAACTAACCTTTTTCGGTGTTCCAAATCTCAGAAGCTGCACTTGGGGTGATAAAATATATACTGAACTAAAACCACAGCACTTATTTTGGATCAGAGGAAGTAATATTTTTATGTTGGGTCATATCGGAGAGAATAGAATGAATTTTTAATTATACACATATTGCTGTAGATGCTCATTTTTTTTTCTTCCCATTATAGCTGATTCTCAGAACTATTGTTTTCCATATTCGATTGAAAAGCGAAAGGACAGGACAGGCAGTGGTGAAGTACTCCCCACTTgtgcctctctgcattgcactggGCAGGGGTAAGACCTACCTCTTATAATCCCTCTCCGGACCCCACCTGGTGTGGGAACTTctagcactgggtctgtccttttttTTGGTTGATTGAAAAGTGCTAACCTGGTACGTCACATGCTTTTCTCGTAAAATGTACATTTTCACTTGAAACAGTTTTGGAGTGTTTAACAACACTATCTGGATTTGAACCCTTTGTTGGTATGTAGAATTTTCCACTTGACGGTGCTTATACCTTTTGTAGGTCACACCTAGATATTTCCAATGTACTTCTTGTCTGGGTAGTGTCAATCTCCCTTGTTCCTTCTTCGCAGATAGGAGATGATTTTAATGTTAGTCTAGGTCCTTGATTTGATAATTGTTGATTTTTCATGAACTTTATTATGTGTTGCCTATAGCCATGAACCCTAGTTGTTTTCTCTTGCTATAAAGGGAAAACCCCATTTTACTTTTTGCAACTTTGGAGGTGAAAGGAAGAAGGGACTAGAGGCGAGGAAATAATAATGGGAAAGGGAGATGTGGCCACTAGGTCCAAATCCCAGAAATCGTCGACATCACAGGTCTGTGTGAACAATCTAAACTCCAAGAGTAATTATTGTCACTATCTTACCTTGTTTTACTTGTTTCAGAATGAACAGAGTACACCTACTAATCCTCCTACAGCATATCCTGACTGGTCCCAGTTTCAGGTTCTTAGAATGAGACTATCCTGCATTCCTTTCTaatgatctactccctccgttcggaattacttgtcgcgaaagcggatgtatctagacgtattttagttctagatacatccattttcaagacaagtaattccgaacgggggGAGTAGTATTTTATTATTCTAACAACCAGCATACATCTTTAGGCATACTATAATGTCCCTGGTACGGCTCAAATGACCCCGCCGGCTTATTTTCATTCAACGGTGGCTCCAAGTCCTCAGGGGCATCCATATATGTGGGGTCCACAGGTACATTATGTATATTTGTAGTGTTGAATTACTATTATTTTGACATAATGTTGTAAACCATGACTGGCTGGCTAGTGGCTACTATCCCTTAATCTGTTCTTCAAGAATTATGTTAGTTAACTAGTTCAAGCAAAATCATGACTGACGAGATGAACTTCTCCATGGATGTGCGAGTTAGGCAGATCCTTTAATCTTCAGTCATAGGGTTTGCTACTATTTATGAAATACATTATTAGCTAGTACAACCTCTGAAAGTCTTGTGAACAGTATTTTAACATGTAATTTCATCTGCTGGCAGATGATGCCTCCTTACGGGACACCGCCACCATATGCAACGATGTATGCTCAAGGCACACCATATCAGCAGGCACCTATGCCACCGGTAGTCCACTCTCTTACATTTTACTTGGCTGTGtaattttatcatgcttctgtatGGCTCTAAATGTTTCCACATCAGGGCTCACACCCATACAGCCCATATCCTGTTCAAGCACCAAATGGGACAGTTCAAACTCCTGTAAGTTATTGACATCATTTAGCCGCTCTATTGCTTGGTAGAACAAAAGAATAATTTCACCTGATACTTTTCAGAAGTTTATTCTTAGAGTCCTATATTTTGGTTCTGGAAGCATTGCTGTCAAACTTGTTACTTAACGATTATCACTATTCTATTATTATGCCGCATAGGCATTCATATTTTAAAATTTCCCGTTCTGTTTCATCATTTTAGACACCTGGTGCTGGAGGGTCAGAGACAGATAAGTCAAACAAAAATAAGCGGAAGACTCCCCTGAAGAGATCCAAAGGAAGCTTAGGTAGTCTGGATGTAGTTACAGTAAAAGATAAAACGCCACCTGCAAAACCTTTAGTGTCATCCTCCAATGAAGGTTCTtcacaaaggtaattctttttattCCGTTCATGTGTTTCTAATGGATAGGTGATGAGTCCTCACTAATGTGATCTGCAGCGAGAGTGGAAGTGGAAGTTATTCTGGAGGAAGCAGTACAAATTCTAAAAGTGTATGTCATTTCATCATATTTACCTTTTTATGCTTATCTTCATTAAGCTCATTAGTAATCTGGTACAGATTCCAAAACAGCCTACTTTTTTTTCACTGTTCTCCTTGTTTGGCATGAGAAACCACCAAACTTTCCGATCTTCGACTATTGCCAGATGACACCTACACCGCCGATCCGGTACATATAGAGGTGCTATTTGGTAGCGTTGCACACTCATTCTATATAGCGAAGTGGGAAACTGACCgaatcaattggattatgcttctggTCGGGCTGCAGGCCTTTTGCTAAATCCAGGAACGTGAATCCTGGTTAAGAGGATACTGACCAATGATTATCCAGCTCTATTTTTTGTGACAATCCTGAAGAATTGATTGGTAGCCCTTCTATTGAATTCTTGATTGTTACCCATGCCCAGCACCTCTTAACAGATGTTAATATATTCGACTCCATGTTAATATTGATTGTTGGTCACCCTCCTTATGCTGCATGCATCTTTGGTAGTTGTATAAAATTTATCATGGCCAATGTTGTTCATGTCTTTTGAAACATGTGGTTATCCTGCTAGTCGATGGACAAACTAGATGCTTTCTTGTCCTGTATGGTCGATATTACCGTCATCATGCTTACCTAAGACCGACATAAACGAATAATTTGCCTGCAGGGTTCACACACAAAGGATGGTTCTGAGCAGGGCCCAACTAATGGTAGGTCCTCAAATCTCTAATGTAATATTTAAAGGTACTCGGTGACTTGTTGGGAAGTGGGGAGAAAAGGATTTAGGAAGTACTATGATTCTTGTTTTGAAATGCATATACATTAGTTGCCAAGCTTTCCTTGTTAGGAAACAACTACAATCTGATTGTTTCTTTTGGCCAGATGCTAGCAATAAAGGAGTCACTGCTCAGGGCACGGCAGTTGAGCCCACACAAGTATCTTCTGGGCCAGTTGTGCTTAACCCTATGATGCCATATTGGCCTGTTCCCCCTCCCATGCCTGGCCAAGCAACTGGTGTAAACATGGGAATGGATTACTGGGGTGCTCCTACTTCTGTACCTATGCATGGCAAAGCTGTCGCTGCACCGACATCAGCTCCTTCATCAAATTCTCGTGATATCGTTCTCAGTGATCCGGTCATACAGGTCTGTTATTATTTAGGCTTTAGTTCTCATGGTTATTTTATCTCAGGGCCCTGCCGTGCACTTCTTTTTTCTTAGGTATGCTTTTTTTTGTTAATGTAGGATGAACGAGAAGTGAAGAAACAAAAACGGAAGCAATCAAACAGGGAATCAGCTCGTCGCTCTAGATTGCGCAAGCAGGTCTGTAGTTTTTGCATAATTCAGATGAACGGTTCAGTATTATTTGTTGGCACGTGCAAGCAGGTCTGGATAGTTTGGACTGTTGATAGCTTATCTAGGAGAGACCAAGTTGTTGGAGAAAAGAACCAGTTGGTGATGGTTCTCTAGTTGCAGACTGCAATAagatgaggagatagctcaggattGACTTCAGATAGGCTGCATAAGATTGTATTTGGCATTGCGGTAGATTATGACAATCCCGTTTGCATAGCCTGCGTTTGCCTATTTTACCATTTTGCTAACCAAGTCTTTCCTGCTCTCATGGATTTTTTTCACAATGGATTTTTTAATAAGTTCAGTGCAGTATAGTTCATCAACTGCAAATGACCACTATTAGATCTGGTGTCTAGTTATTGTAGCGTACCTGGCCAGTATAAAGTTTTAAACTAGTGAAGTGTACCTAAATCTAGCCTAAACAGCAGTGAGCTGGGGATGTTGTTTGGACTTATTATTGACTCCATGGAAATAATTTCTAATTATGCACGATCATTTTCGGCATACATGTGTGCCTGCAAACTTTGCCATCAGTCTGGCGATGGTGTTTTCTGTACTATCTTCAATGGATGGCATAAACTGATTTTTTTGAAGAACAAATATGTGCAAACATTGTCTGAAAAAAGTGTGTTTGTCAGAAGCAGGATCATAGAGACAATATGGATTACCGCATTTGAATAACTGATAAAAACTGGTACCTACATTTTCTTAGGGTTAAAAGCGATTTACTTGAGACACATCTTCAACTTTTCACCACACATTCGTTCCTGAAGTTATGCGTGTAGATGAAAACATGATAAAAATCCTGCTGATAAAAAAATTAGGTCGACTATGTATTTTTTTGGTTATTCCCTAGCTCTAATACCTGCATGATTGGTTCATAGTTGGTTGTTTTGGCTTACTGCAAACTTTTGCTTTGCTAGCATACCAAGTTACCAACCATATCTACTTTTCCTGCTAAGGATATCCGAAACTGCTGTACACAAAATGATGCCATGGCTGGGTGTACACTGGCACAAATTAAATATGCAATGTCATGCTATTTCTGTGGAAACTGGTATATTTGGATTACAATAATTTACGAACACATTAATAGAAAAACCATGGGAATATTGGTGTAATCATGCACACGGGAAAAACTTCAAAAATATAGACACGAAGAATGCAGGAATTGTAGACATAAAATAGAGAGAAAACATGAGGTAAGATATAATGTTAATCTTCCTCCAATTTATGAGGCCATTTCTCAGGGGAATCCTGATGAGCTAGCTATTTGTTTGTTCCAGACTGCACCATGGGAAGTTTCCTATAGGGATTCGATCCTCCAATATTTGTACATTTTTCCTTTATGCCAAAGGACGCCTTAATGCAAATTTACTATTTACTTCTGTTGTATTTATTTTTTTGAACCAGAATGTATTATATATGTTGCGTTATAAATGGTGTTATACTGCACAGGCTGAATGGGAGGAAGTAGCCAGTCGAGCTGATTTGCTGAAGCAGGAGAACAGTTCACTTAAGGAAGAATTGAAACAACTTCAGGAGAAGTGTGATAACTTGACCTCAGAAAATACATCTTTACATGTAAGTTTTTCGTTATGTTTTTATTGTGTAGATCCTCAAAGCTGGTAGTTAATATATATGTGAGACGTTCCTAACGATTGCAGGAAAAGCTTAAAGCGCTTGATAGTGAGAAACCAAATGGAAACTTGTGAAGCAGGGCCTCGCTTTCTGACTGCTGATGTAAGGCAGGCATAAAACTACTTTGTACTAGCTGCCACTGCCATTAGAGAGCATGGAACCTAATATTTCTTGCACCTTTTCAGATAAATTGGAGGTGACATGATAGGCCGGAGATAATTAGGAGGTGTTCATGTGTGCAATTAGATTTTTGGCTGAGATGGTAGGATTGTATCATAGGATTCAACATGATGGCTACAGATTCTTCTTCTTCCAGTCGTGGCAGCTGCGGTGCTCTATGGTGTGTTTTTTTTCCTGCTTTTGTGTGAGATGCTACCTTAGCAGTATGCAAAGATCCCCAAGTTATATTTGAGACTTTGCGGGATTAGCTTATAAGATGCTTGTTGTAGAGCTGCTGGTTGACCTGAACTGATGCTTTGCTATAGCGATGATTTATAACATTCAGAGTTACTTACCAATGTGTATACTGCACTGAGTGATAAGTGGTATTGAAGGAATTATGCACTCCTGCTTGCATCATActctctctgttccaaaataagtggtggtttattcaaatttgaactaaaaccacgacacttattttggaatggagggagtaccactGAAAGATGGTGTTACAGGAATTCTGCTTGTACCATTAATGTTGTTTCTGAAAATGTCAGTAGTTTCAGCTACATGATTCCCATCTATAGTTTGCAAATCTATGTCAAATACTATTAGTGCATGTCGGTAGTTTCAGACACACAACTCTTCAATTTTATGTGAAACATTAGCGGTCATTTTTGTACCGATCTTGAATCAATTGTGAGATATATGAACCGTAGCTATAGCCCAATCACTTTAGCCGATCCACACTTATTCTTTCTGGCCGATCCACACTTAATCTTTCTGTGTTTTTTTGGTCTACAAACAACATTCTCTTCTTTTTACCCGTCTGTTTAGTAGAGTCTATCTCCGGTTGAAACAAAAGGGCATCCATGATCCATCATCCTGTTCAAACATGAAAGGAAAAAGGTTGCGGTGGCCGCCTTTTGATCTCTTTTGTCACCAGTCCGGCGCTTTTGTCAATCACGTGGGGGGATGGCCATGGCACGCTTTTGATCCCTTTTCCATGCTGTTGTGTGAGCTGGTGGAGCATTTCGATGTCGTGTGTATGCGGTGACCAAACGGAATGAGGTCATCGTGGCCAACACCACAGCATACACATACATATATGGGGCAGCCGGGGGAGAGACTCCTCAAAAGAAAGAGGAGAGGTGGTCCTGCTTGCTCAACTCATCACTTGTGACCGTTTTTTTCCCAACAAAAGAAGAGATAAAGTGGGCGGTCTTTTTNNNNNNNNNNNNNNNNNNNNNNNNNNNNNNNNNNNNNNNNNNNNNNNNNNNNNNNNNNNNNNNNNNNNNNNNNNNNNNNNNNNNNNNNNNNNNNNNNNNNNNNNNNNNNNNNNNNNNNNNNNNNNNNNNNNNNNNNNNNNNNNNNNNNNNNNNNNNNNNNNNNNNNNNNNNNNNNNNNNNNNNNNNNNNNNNNNNNNNNNNNNNNNNNNNNNNNNNNNNNNNNNNNNNNNNNNNNNNNNNNNNNNNNNNNNNNNNNNNNNNNNNNNNNNNNNNNNNNNNNNNNNNNNNNNNNNNNNNNNNNNNNNNNNNNNNNNNNNNNNNNNNNNNNNNNNNNNNNNNNNNNNNNNNNNNNNNNNNNNNNNNNNNNNNNNNNNNNNNNNNNNNNNNNNNGATTGAGTTGGGCATCATGTGGTGTCACTGCAATGCTGCTGTATACAATGGCACGCACTTGTTGCCGAGATAAACCTCAGATCTCTCGCTTCACTTACTTTGCATTTCTCCACAAGAAAagttgcaaaaaagaaaaagatcTCACATTGTAGTAGTACTAGTTGCATAGAAACAAGTCTTGTCACAAGGATGGGGATGGcatcagaggaggaggaggaggcgctttCACAGGGCTGTCCCCCTTGCAACCATCGGGAGGAGATGGAATGGCAGTGGCAGTGGCAGTGCATGGGATCCATCAGAGAACAGCAGGGCAAAGGACAGAGGCAGTGGGAGGAGCAGAGTTAACTTGCAGGCAGGCATGTTGTGCAGTACGCAGGCGCAGGCGCAGAGGGAACGCAAAAGCCACACTCAAACTGCTTTCTGACAAGGGAAATAACTCACGCACTGC
This window encodes:
- the LOC119291049 gene encoding bZIP transcription factor 1-B-like isoform X2, with translation MGKGDVATRSKSQKSSTSQNEQSTPTNPPTAYPDWSQFQAYYNVPGTAQMTPPAYFHSTVAPSPQGHPYMWGPQMMPPYGTPPPYATMYAQGTPYQQAPMPPTPGAGGSETDKSNKNKRKTPLKRSKGSLGSLDVVTVKDKTPPAKPLVSSSNEGSSQSESGSGSYSGGSSTNSKSGSHTKDGSEQGPTNDASNKGVTAQGTAVEPTQVSSGPVVLNPMMPYWPVPPPMPGQATGVNMGMDYWGAPTSVPMHGKAVAAPTSAPSSNSRDIVLSDPVIQDEREVKKQKRKQSNRESARRSRLRKQAEWEEVASRADLLKQENSSLKEELKQLQEKCDNLTSENTSLHEKLKALDSEKPNGNL
- the LOC119291049 gene encoding bZIP transcription factor 1-A-like isoform X1 — encoded protein: MGKGDVATRSKSQKSSTSQNEQSTPTNPPTAYPDWSQFQAYYNVPGTAQMTPPAYFHSTVAPSPQGHPYMWGPQMMPPYGTPPPYATMYAQGTPYQQAPMPPGSHPYSPYPVQAPNGTVQTPTPGAGGSETDKSNKNKRKTPLKRSKGSLGSLDVVTVKDKTPPAKPLVSSSNEGSSQSESGSGSYSGGSSTNSKSGSHTKDGSEQGPTNDASNKGVTAQGTAVEPTQVSSGPVVLNPMMPYWPVPPPMPGQATGVNMGMDYWGAPTSVPMHGKAVAAPTSAPSSNSRDIVLSDPVIQDEREVKKQKRKQSNRESARRSRLRKQAEWEEVASRADLLKQENSSLKEELKQLQEKCDNLTSENTSLHEKLKALDSEKPNGNL